One genomic window of Streptococcus mitis includes the following:
- a CDS encoding VanZ family protein, with product MMKKTYNRILVWGVIFYSICIVYFCFTPQEHSPVGVETPGIQHLGRLVFLLTPFNSLWKLGEVSDIGQLCWLFLQNILNVFLLFPLIFQLLYLLPNLRKTRKVIFFSFLISLGIECTQLVLDFFFDFNRVFEIDDLWTNTLGGYLAWFLYKQLHKNKIRN from the coding sequence ATGATGAAGAAGACTTATAATCGTATTTTGGTCTGGGGAGTCATTTTCTATAGTATTTGTATCGTTTACTTTTGCTTTACTCCTCAAGAACATTCTCCCGTGGGGGTGGAAACTCCAGGTATTCAGCATCTTGGACGCCTGGTTTTTCTTTTGACTCCTTTCAATTCTCTCTGGAAACTGGGTGAGGTGAGTGACATAGGACAATTATGTTGGCTTTTTCTACAAAATATCCTCAATGTCTTCTTACTTTTTCCTCTGATTTTCCAACTCCTTTATCTCCTTCCAAATTTGCGTAAGACAAGAAAAGTGATCTTTTTCAGTTTTCTTATAAGCCTAGGAATTGAGTGTACGCAGTTAGTCTTAGATTTTTTCTTTGATTTTAATCGCGTCTTTGAGATTGATGATTTGTGGACCAATACCTTGGGTGGCTATCTGGCTTGGTTTCTCTATAAACAATTACATAAAAACAAGATAAGGAATTAA
- a CDS encoding YutD family protein has product MRKEIAPELYNYNKFPGPEFHLHGDKVETEGIAFSLVENIKDAFDVTAFNQRFSEVLTKFDYIVGDWSNEQLRLRGFYKDNRTEEKLEKISRLQDYLLEYCSYGCAYFVLENEAPKRASFDKKMRKKEEEQPSRKGKKPTQTKRKPNADKKNRRRQKDQHSQKEDKGQRHFVIRQK; this is encoded by the coding sequence ATGCGAAAAGAAATTGCACCTGAATTATACAACTATAACAAGTTTCCTGGTCCTGAGTTTCATTTACACGGGGACAAGGTTGAAACGGAAGGGATAGCTTTTTCCTTGGTGGAAAATATCAAGGATGCCTTTGATGTGACGGCTTTTAATCAGCGTTTTTCAGAAGTCTTAACCAAGTTTGATTATATAGTGGGAGACTGGAGCAACGAACAGCTTCGCCTACGAGGTTTTTATAAGGATAATCGAACAGAAGAAAAACTTGAAAAAATCAGTCGTTTACAAGACTACCTTTTAGAGTATTGTAGTTATGGTTGTGCCTATTTTGTCTTAGAAAATGAAGCTCCTAAGCGAGCATCATTTGACAAGAAAATGCGTAAGAAGGAAGAAGAACAGCCTTCTAGAAAAGGAAAGAAACCGACTCAAACCAAACGAAAACCGAATGCAGATAAGAAAAATAGACGTCGTCAGAAAGACCAGCATTCTCAGAAAGAGGACAAGGGGCAACGTCATTTTGTCATTCGTCAGAAGTGA
- the rlmN gene encoding 23S rRNA (adenine(2503)-C(2))-methyltransferase RlmN, with protein MKPSIYSLTRQTMQEWVLKQGEKKFRADQIWEWLYRKRVQSFEEMTNLSKDLIAKLNDQFVVNPLKQRIVQESADGTVKYLFELPDGMLIETVLMRQHYGLSVCVTTQVGCNIGCTFCASGLIKKQRDLNNGEIVAQIMLVQKYFDERGQDERVSHIVVMGIGEPFDNYNNVLNFVRTINDDKGMAIGARHITVSTSGLAHKIRDFANEGVQVNLAVSLHAPNNELRSSIMKINRAFPIEKLFAAIEYYIETTNRRVTFEYIMLNEVNDGVEQALELAELLKNIKKLSYVNLIPYNPVSEHDQYSRSPKERVLAFYDTLKKKGVNCVVRQEHGTDIDAACGQLRSNTMKRDRQKAVAAVNP; from the coding sequence ATGAAACCGTCAATTTATAGTTTAACACGTCAAACCATGCAGGAATGGGTTTTGAAGCAGGGAGAAAAGAAATTCCGTGCAGATCAAATCTGGGAATGGCTTTACCGTAAACGTGTCCAGTCATTTGAAGAGATGACCAACCTTTCCAAGGATTTGATTGCTAAGCTTAATGACCAGTTTGTGGTCAATCCCTTGAAACAACGTATCGTTCAAGAGTCTGCTGATGGGACAGTTAAATATCTTTTTGAATTGCCAGATGGAATGCTGATTGAGACAGTACTCATGCGTCAACACTACGGTTTATCTGTCTGTGTGACCACTCAGGTCGGCTGTAATATCGGTTGTACCTTCTGTGCCTCTGGTTTGATTAAGAAACAACGTGACCTCAATAACGGTGAAATCGTAGCGCAAATCATGCTGGTTCAGAAATACTTTGATGAGCGTGGTCAGGATGAACGCGTCAGCCATATCGTTGTCATGGGAATCGGTGAGCCCTTTGATAACTATAACAATGTCTTGAATTTCGTCCGTACTATCAACGATGACAAGGGAATGGCTATAGGTGCTCGTCACATCACGGTTTCAACCTCAGGTTTGGCCCATAAAATTCGTGATTTTGCTAATGAAGGTGTTCAGGTCAATCTTGCCGTTTCCCTTCACGCACCTAACAATGAGTTGCGTTCAAGCATCATGAAGATTAACCGTGCCTTTCCAATTGAAAAACTCTTTGCAGCGATTGAGTACTACATTGAGACAACTAATCGTCGTGTGACTTTTGAATATATCATGCTTAATGAAGTTAATGACGGTGTAGAACAAGCCTTGGAATTGGCTGAATTGCTCAAGAATATCAAGAAATTGTCTTATGTAAACTTGATTCCTTATAACCCAGTTAGTGAGCATGACCAATATAGCCGTAGTCCTAAAGAGCGCGTCCTGGCCTTCTATGATACGCTTAAGAAAAAAGGTGTTAACTGTGTTGTTCGTCAAGAGCATGGTACTGATATTGATGCAGCTTGTGGACAATTGCGTTCCAATACAATGAAACGTGACCGCCAGAAAGCAGTCGCAGCAGTCAATCCTTAA
- the sodA gene encoding superoxide dismutase SodA gives MAIILPDLPYAYDALEPYIDAETMHLHHDKHHQTYVNNANAALEKHPEIGEDLEALLADVESIPADIRQALINNGGGHLNHALFWELMTPEKTAPSAELAAAIDATFGSFEEFQAAFTAAATTRFGSGWAWLVVNKEGKLEVTSTANQDTPISEGKKPILGLDVWEHAYYVKYRNVRPDYIKAFFSVINWNKVDELYAAAK, from the coding sequence ATGGCTATTATCTTACCAGATCTTCCATATGCATACGACGCTTTGGAACCATACATCGATGCGGAAACAATGCACTTGCACCATGACAAACACCATCAAACTTATGTCAACAATGCTAATGCAGCTCTTGAAAAACACCCTGAAATCGGTGAAGACCTTGAAGCCTTGCTTGCTGATGTAGAATCTATCCCAGCTGATATCCGTCAAGCGCTTATTAACAATGGTGGTGGACACTTGAACCACGCTCTTTTCTGGGAATTGATGACTCCTGAGAAAACAGCTCCTTCAGCAGAACTTGCAGCAGCAATCGATGCAACATTTGGTTCATTTGAAGAATTCCAAGCAGCCTTCACTGCAGCAGCAACAACTCGTTTCGGTTCTGGATGGGCATGGTTGGTTGTCAACAAAGAAGGGAAGCTTGAAGTGACTTCAACAGCAAACCAAGACACACCAATCTCAGAAGGTAAAAAACCAATCTTGGGCTTGGACGTTTGGGAACATGCTTACTACGTGAAATACCGCAACGTGCGTCCTGACTACATCAAAGCTTTCTTCTCAGTGATCAACTGGAACAAAGTAGATGAATTGTACGCAGCTGCTAAATAA
- the holA gene encoding DNA polymerase III subunit delta — MLAIEESQKLTLSNLPSLSLFTGTDQGQFEVMKSQVLKQIGYDSADLNFAYFDMKEVVYKDVELELVSLPFFADEKIVILDHFVDITTAKKRFLTDDELKSFEEYFDNPSLTTKLIIFAEGKLDSKRRLVKLLKRDAKVFDAVEAKEQELRQYFQKWSQKQGLQFANHSFENLLIKSGFQFSEIQKNLLFLQSYKEDSVIEEEDIVNAILKTLQDNIFDLTQFILTKKMDQARDLVRDLTLQGEDEIKLIAVMLGQFRTFTQVKILSESGQTEAQIASSLGSFLGRNPNPYQIKFALRDSRGLSLSFLKQVISYLIETDYQIKTGLYEKGFLFEKALLQIASQVN; from the coding sequence ATGCTAGCCATTGAAGAAAGTCAGAAGTTGACTTTATCAAATTTACCTAGTCTGAGCCTATTTACAGGGACAGATCAGGGTCAGTTTGAAGTTATGAAGAGTCAAGTATTGAAACAGATTGGTTATGATTCTGCCGACCTCAACTTTGCCTACTTTGATATGAAAGAAGTAGTTTACAAGGATGTGGAACTGGAGTTGGTCAGTCTTCCTTTCTTTGCGGATGAAAAAATCGTGATATTAGACCATTTTGTTGATATCACGACTGCTAAAAAACGCTTTTTGACAGATGATGAGCTCAAGTCATTTGAGGAATACTTTGACAATCCTTCACTAACAACCAAGTTGATAATCTTTGCAGAAGGAAAGCTGGATAGCAAAAGACGGCTGGTAAAATTACTTAAGCGTGATGCCAAGGTCTTTGATGCAGTAGAAGCCAAAGAACAAGAATTGCGCCAGTATTTCCAAAAGTGGAGTCAGAAACAAGGTCTGCAGTTTGCCAATCATTCTTTTGAAAATCTCCTCATCAAGTCTGGTTTTCAATTTAGCGAAATCCAGAAAAATCTCCTCTTTTTACAGTCCTATAAGGAAGACTCTGTTATCGAGGAAGAGGATATTGTTAACGCAATTCTCAAGACCTTGCAGGACAATATTTTTGATTTAACTCAGTTTATTCTGACTAAAAAGATGGACCAGGCGCGCGATTTGGTTAGAGACTTGACCTTGCAAGGAGAAGATGAAATCAAGTTGATTGCAGTCATGCTAGGACAATTTCGGACTTTTACTCAGGTGAAGATTTTGTCGGAGTCTGGGCAAACAGAAGCGCAGATTGCAAGTAGTCTAGGAAGTTTTCTCGGACGCAATCCAAATCCCTATCAGATTAAGTTTGCGCTGAGAGATTCAAGAGGACTTTCCTTGAGCTTTTTGAAACAAGTTATTTCCTACTTGATTGAGACAGACTATCAGATTAAGACAGGTCTGTATGAAAAAGGTTTCCTTTTTGAAAAGGCACTCTTACAGATTGCTAGTCAGGTCAATTGA